The following are encoded in a window of Carettochelys insculpta isolate YL-2023 chromosome 30, ASM3395843v1, whole genome shotgun sequence genomic DNA:
- the ZBTB7B gene encoding zinc finger and BTB domain-containing protein 7B: MGSPEDDLIGIPFPEHSSELLSSLNEQRQRGVLCDLTLKTQGLEYRTHRAVLAACSRYFQKLFAGPGPGPGLQEVCELDFVGPEALGALLEFAYTATLTISSANMGEVLQAARLLEIPCVIAACVEILHSSGREAPGPDAGDRERARRYLEAFATLPEGDAATPPPARPAPRRSKKTRKFLQARSSRLNHHAEEAGPGPGQDYSSPRPREPSPLLPPAPKGLAQPYEGYDAPEEEEELPPQAYPYPYPYPYPPGLSPDDAGSDEDPIDPDLMAYLSSLQQESLAPGLDSPDKLVRKRRSQMPQECPVCKKIIHGAGKLPRHMRTHTGEKPFACEVCGVRFTRNDKLKIHMRKHTGERPYSCQHCSARFLHSYDLKNHLHLHTGARPYECYLCHKAFAKDDHLQRHLKGQNCLEVRTRRRRREEPPPPPAGPQGLDLSNGRLESLRLSLARFWDPTRTPPPNEEEEEEEEGEGEEGPQPDGAVPVETA, encoded by the exons ATGGGGAGCCCCGAAGATGACCTCATTGGCATCCCCTTTCCGGAGCACAGCAGCGAGCTGCTGAGCAGCCTGAACGAGCAGCGCCAGCGGGGTGTGCTCTGCGACCTGACCCTCAAGACGCAGGGGCTGGAGTACCGCACCCACCGGGCCGTGCTGGCCGCCTGCAGCCGCTACTTCCAGAAGCTGTTtgcggggccggggccagggccgggcCTGCAGGAGGTCTGCGAGCTGGACTTCGTGGGCCCCGAGGCACTGGGTGCACTGCTGGAGTTCGCCTACACGGCCACGCTCACCATCAGCAGCGCCAACATGGGCGAGGTGCTGCAGGCCGCCCGGCTGCTGGAGATCCCATGCGTCATCGCTGCTTGTGTGGAGATCCTGCACAGCAGCGGGCGGGAGGCGCCCGGACCAGACGCCGGTGACCGGGAGCGAGCCCGCCGCTACCTCGAGGCCTTTGCCACCCTGCCGGAGGGGGACGcggccaccccgccccccgcccgccccgccccccgccgcagcAAGAAGACCCGCAAGTTCCTCCAGGCCCGATCCTCCCGTCTCAACCACCATGCCgaggaggctgggcctgggccggGTCAGGACTACAGCAGCCCCAGGCCACGGGAGCCCTCTCCCCTGCTGCCGCCAGCACccaagggcctggcccagccctacGAGGGCTACGACGCacccgaggaggaggaggagctgcccccgcaGGCCTACCCCTACCCATACCCGTACCCCTACCCGCCGGGCCTGTCCCCTGACGACGCTGGCTCTGACGAGGACCCCATCGACCCAGACCTCATGGCCTacctgagctccctgcagcaggagtcCCTGGCCCCCGGCCTGGACAGCCCCGACAAGCTGGTGCGCAAGCGCCGCTCGCAGATGCCCCAGGAGTGCCCCGTCTGCAAAAAGATCATCCACGGCGCCGGCAAGCTGCCCCGGCACATGCGCACCCACACCGGCGAGAAGCCCTTCGCCTGCGAGGTGTGTGGCGTCCGCTTCACCCG GAACGACAAGCTGAAGATCCACATGCGGAAGCACACGGGCGAGCGGCCGTACTCCTGCCAGCACTGCAGCGCCCGCTTCCTGCACAGCTACGACCTGAAGAACCACCTGCACCTCCACACGGGTGCCCGGCCCTACGAGTGCTACCTCTGCCACAAGGCCTTCGCCAAGGACGACCACCTGCAGCGCCACCTCAAGGGGCAGAACTGCCTGGAGGTGCGGACGCGCCGGCGCCGCCGTGaggagccccccccgccccccgctggccCCCAGGGCCTCGACCTGTCGAACGGGCGCCTGGAGAGCCTGCGCCTCTCGCTGGCccgcttctgggaccccacccgcacccccccgcccaacgaggaggaggaggaggaagaggagggcgagggggaggaggggccacAGCCAGATGGGGCCGTCCCTGTGGAGACAGCATAg